The Chryseolinea soli nucleotide sequence GGGCTACATGTTTCATTCGATGTGGAACGCACCGGAAAGCGAACCCGGGCGTGAACGCATAAATCACACCTGGCGCATTACCCTGACCGGCGATGTGCCCTTGAGAAAAAAATTGAGCACGGTACGTCGTTAACCCTTTCACGGTGTTTAACGGTGTTTAACTATCTTTTAAAACAACCGAAGTGTAACTAGCCAACGGTTTTGAAACCCATAGGTGTTACGCTATTGGGCCGCAAGACCACTGTACAACGTAAACCCTATCATCATGAAAGTATCGTACAGCACAAAACTGTTTTCATTACTCACTTTTGCAGTGAGCTTCGTTGCGTCTGTTTCGCAGGCGCAGCAAAAGCCGAACATCCTCATCCTGTGGGGTGACGACATCGGCATCAGCAACATCAGCGCCTACAGCGATGGACTGATGGGCTATACAACGCCCAACATCGATCGCATCGGCAACGAGGGCATTCGTTTTCTACACTACTATGGCGAGCAGAGCTGCACGGCCGGCCGGGCCGCCTTCATCACGGGGCAGCATGGCATCCGCAGCGGCCTCACCAAGGTGGGTTTCCCGGGCGCGCCGATGGGTATGAGCCAACTGGATCCTTCCATCGGCGGCCTACTGAAACAGCTTGGCTATGCCACCGGTCAGTTTGGCAAAAATCATGTGGGCGATCGCAACGAAAGCTTACCCACCGTGAACGGCTTTGACGAATTCTTTGGCAACCTCTATCACCTCAACGCCGAAGAGGAACCTGAACTACCCGACTACCCGAAAGACCCCGGCTACCTGGCCAAGTTTGGTCCGCGTGGCGTGTTAAAATGCAAGGCCACGGACCGTGACGATCCCGCCATCCCCGATGCACGTTTTGGCAAGATCGGCAAGCAAACCATCGAAGACAGCGGTCCGCTCACCAAGAAGCGCATGGAAACCATCGACGATGAAACGTCTGCTGCCGCCATCGATTTCATGAAGCGGATGCACTCCGCCAACAAACCCTTCTTCTGCTGGTTCAACGCCACGCGCATGCACCTGCGCACCCACGTGCGCGCCGAACACCGTGGACGATACAAACACGGCGACAGCGAATACATCGACGGCATGATCGAACACGATGAAACCATCGGCACTTTGCTCAAGGCCTTAGACGACATGGGTGTCGCCAACAATACCATCGTCGTATATTCCTCGGACAATGGTCCTCACATGAACACATGGCCCGATGCTGCCATGACGGCTTTCCGCAGCGAGAAGAATACAAACTGGGAAGGTGCCTTCCGCGTGCCCTGCCTCGTGCGCTGGCCTGGCGTGATCAAACCCGGAACGGTCACCGACGAGGTGATGAGTCACAACGATTGGATCCCCACGCTTTGCGCCATTGCCGGCGAGCCCGACATCGTTAACAAATGCTTGAAAGGATATGTAGCCAATGGCAAGACCTACAAAGTGCATCTCGACGGCTTCGATCAATCGACCTTCCTCAAGACCGTGAGCGGCACCGTAGGCAACACACCATCCGTGAAGAGCGCCCGCAATATTTTCTTTTATGCCGATGATGATGGCGCCCTCGTAGCCTTGCGGCAAGGCGACTACAAATACGTTTTTGAAGAACAACGCCTGGCGGGTACAATGGGTTTGTGGGCAGAGCCCTTCACAAAACTTCGTCTTCAGAAGATGTATAATATCTATCAGGATCCCTACGAACGGGCCGACTTCACCTCGAATACCTATTGGGACTGGAATCTGAATCACGTTGGATCCATGTACGGCGTAATGGCCGAGGTCTTCAAGTTTGCCGACACCTTCAAGGAGTTTCCGCCGCGCTCAATTCCACCGAGTTTTAACCCGGCGACGATTTTAGAAGAAGTCCTCGACGAGATAAAAATGGAAAAACGCGAGGCCGCTGCGATGCCCCCAAAGGCAGAGGCTCAGAAAAAGAAAAAATAATCCATATGTTTCTTTAGAAACAACACCCATTGTCATCCGGATGGCGATGGGTGTTGTTTTATTTATGTTCATAACCGTATTTGTTCCAACATTATTCCAGCATTACTCCCTACCCGGTTTCATCTCACTGAAAACATATAAAAAAAACAAGCCAGGACGGGGACAGAATTAGGCTCATCTGCGTACCTTCACATCGTAAATTTCCGTCGGTCCAGTTCCTGTTGCCGGTGCATTCATTTTCTTCCTGACCTATTCTGTTTCCTTTTCCGGCTTGTTTTGTTTGGCGTTATTTTTAACCCGTATGGTGAGATGAAGATTGAGTCTATCATCGTTGATCGCGAACCCGGTATTTCTTCCTACCTGAAGAAATGTTTGGTGTCGAAGTTTCCGGAGATCGTTATCCGGGGCGAGGCATCGAACTATGGCGAGGCGTGCGCGCTCATCAAAACAATCCATCCCGATCTTATTTTTTCGGATGTCAATATTTTCACAAAAAATACGACAGCGCAATCTTCGAACCACGGTGATGGCGGTTATGAGATGATCTATCTGAGCGACAAGTCGGAAGATGCGATCCGGGCGATCCGGCAAGATGTTTGTGGATTTTTGCTAAAGCCCCTGGATGTGAACGATATTGTCGGCGCGGTGGGCAGCGCCGTTCGCAAGCTTTCGCAACGTCTTTTTCCGAGCCTGGCGCCGGATGCGGTTCCCATGCTACTCCCCCATACGAAGTTAGTAGGCATCCCCACGTTGGAGGGGATCGACTTTTTGTATGCGCATGAGATCGTGCGCTGTGAGGGTCTTCAGAAGTGTACGCGCATTGTCTGTACGCGTAAAAATAATCTCATCAGCTCCTACAATGTCGGGGAGTTCCGGAAGTTGTTGGAGGAATATGGTTTCTTTTCGTGTCACAAATCGCACCTGATCAACCTGATGCATGTGCGGCGGTTTACGCGGGAGGGATTTGTGTTTTTGATCGACAATACGGCGATCCCCTTGGCGCGGAGGAGACGATTGGAGTTCCTTCAGATGTTGAAGCATTTGTGAGGAGGTTGTGTTTCATGTTTCTGTGCGTGCTGCTCACTTTTTACAATGCCCTTGCGATTAGATTTCGTTGTCCAAAAGGGGAACCCCTACGGGGTTGAGATGTATTGTTCTTTTGGCCCCGGGTTTCACCCGGGGTTATGATGGGTGAGCCCTCCGGGCTCGGGGAGCCGCTGATAGTTCCGCCAACCTTTCGGGACTTCTTGCGCGCTCTATATATACATTCAGACATTTCCAGATACATTCAGACATTTCCAGATACATTCAGACATTTCCAGATTAATAACAAAACGTTTCGACGATGAACGGTATGTTAAGGATACATATCGGGTTGTTGGATCCCGCCTGGCCATATTCTGTGAGTCATTGACGCCTGATGCTTTCATTTTTTTGTGATGGGCATGTAAACCATTATACCGATAACGGTTCGTAGTCTACCGATCGTTGGACGAACTTTTGTCGTGGTCAGATGGTGGTTGCGTTTTGGGTTGGGTTTGTGGTAAGCTTATATAAAATTTCCAGCCGCAGGAAATGAATGATGTCATAAAAAAAATAAGCCTAAGCGACGACCTGAGCGAGGAAGATGGCCCCGGTGGTTCGGATGTGATTGTGCAGTTTGGGAACAATGACTTGTACGTGGCCACATTCTATTCGATCGGCAACCTGGAGCATATGATTGCCTTGCATAACGCGTCGGAGGAGCGGGACTCGGAAACGTATTACAAGATCTTCAACGCAGTCATTGTGAACGACCTCCGGGAAACAGACCTGATGCCGGTCATCGAGGCGATGGTGGTGGAGGGGGATTTTCAACTGGTCTTCAAAAAAGTATAGAGCATATTTTCCGGACGAGGCGCCCTGGACGGTCGCCTGAAAAATGTTACCGCCATGATTGATTTACTAGTGGACGAAGTCAGCAGCCAATTGAACGATCATCTCCGGTTGAAGGGCATGGACGACCTGTATAAATGCACCGTCGGCGACGTGACCGTTCACGACAAGAACAACGAAGCCGGTGGCGACAACGAGATCGTCGAGAGCAT carries:
- a CDS encoding LytR/AlgR family response regulator transcription factor, whose protein sequence is MKIESIIVDREPGISSYLKKCLVSKFPEIVIRGEASNYGEACALIKTIHPDLIFSDVNIFTKNTTAQSSNHGDGGYEMIYLSDKSEDAIRAIRQDVCGFLLKPLDVNDIVGAVGSAVRKLSQRLFPSLAPDAVPMLLPHTKLVGIPTLEGIDFLYAHEIVRCEGLQKCTRIVCTRKNNLISSYNVGEFRKLLEEYGFFSCHKSHLINLMHVRRFTREGFVFLIDNTAIPLARRRRLEFLQMLKHL
- a CDS encoding arylsulfatase, which codes for MKVSYSTKLFSLLTFAVSFVASVSQAQQKPNILILWGDDIGISNISAYSDGLMGYTTPNIDRIGNEGIRFLHYYGEQSCTAGRAAFITGQHGIRSGLTKVGFPGAPMGMSQLDPSIGGLLKQLGYATGQFGKNHVGDRNESLPTVNGFDEFFGNLYHLNAEEEPELPDYPKDPGYLAKFGPRGVLKCKATDRDDPAIPDARFGKIGKQTIEDSGPLTKKRMETIDDETSAAAIDFMKRMHSANKPFFCWFNATRMHLRTHVRAEHRGRYKHGDSEYIDGMIEHDETIGTLLKALDDMGVANNTIVVYSSDNGPHMNTWPDAAMTAFRSEKNTNWEGAFRVPCLVRWPGVIKPGTVTDEVMSHNDWIPTLCAIAGEPDIVNKCLKGYVANGKTYKVHLDGFDQSTFLKTVSGTVGNTPSVKSARNIFFYADDDGALVALRQGDYKYVFEEQRLAGTMGLWAEPFTKLRLQKMYNIYQDPYERADFTSNTYWDWNLNHVGSMYGVMAEVFKFADTFKEFPPRSIPPSFNPATILEEVLDEIKMEKREAAAMPPKAEAQKKKK